The Gadus macrocephalus chromosome 21, ASM3116895v1 genome has a segment encoding these proteins:
- the tmem121ab gene encoding transmembrane protein 121Ab: MVLPPPDKRHVCLTTIVIMTSMAFMDAYLVEQNQGPRKIGVCIIVLVGDVCFLIVLRYVAVWVGAEVRTARRGYAMILWFLYIFVLEIKLYFVFQNCKADRKSLETVARKALTLLLSVCVPGLYLVLVALDSMEYVRTFRKKEDMRGRLFWVALDLLDLLDIQANLWEPQRTGLPIWAEGLMFFYCYILLLILPCVSLSEISMQGEHVSPQKMMLYPVLSLVTINVVTILIRGVNMVLFQDSRVSTIFVGKNVVAIATKASTFLEYRKQVKEFPHPQNAMALELQQNSVGHPQPLPNATSLPHEPSPPAQEVIDT; encoded by the coding sequence ATGGTGTTGCCGCCCCCGGACAAACGCCACGTGTGCCTGACCACCATCGTCATCATGACCAGCATGGCCTTCATGGACGCCTACCTGGTGGAGCAGAACCAGGGCCCGCGCAAGATCGGCGTGTGCATCATCGTGCTGGTGGGGGACGTGTGCTTCCTCATCGTGCTGCGCTACGTGGCCGTGTGGGTGGGTGCCGAGGTGCGCACGGCCCGCCGCGGCTACGCCATGATCCTCTGGTTCCTCTACATCTTCGTGCTGGAGATCAAGCTCTACTTTGTCTTCCAGAATTGCAAGGCCGACCGCAAAAGTCTGGAGACGGTGGCCCGCAAGGCTCTGACGTTGCTGCTGTCGGTGTGCGTGCCGGGGCTCTACCTGGTGCTGGTGGCCCTGGACAGCATGGAGTACGTCAGGACTTTCCGCAAGAAGGAGGACATGCGCGGCCGCCTGTTCTGGGTGGCGCTGGACCTGCTGGACCTGCTGGACATCCAGGCCAACCTGTGGGAGCCCCAGCGGACGGGCCTGCCCATCTGGGCCGAGGGCCTGATGTTCTTCTACTGCTACATCCTGCTGCTCATCCTGCCGTGCGTGTCGCTCAGCGAGATCAGCATGCAGGGGGAGCACGTGTCGCCCCAGAAGATGATGCTGTACCCGGTGCTCAGCCTGGTCACCATCAACGTGGTGACCATCCTCATCCGCGGCGTCAACATGGTGCTCTTCCAGGACAGCCGCGTGTCCACCATCTTCGTGGGCAAGAACGTGGTGGCCATCGCCACCAAGGCCTCCACCTTCCTGGAGTACCGCAAGCAGGTGAAGGAGTTCCCGCACCCGCAGAACGCCATGGCGCTGGAGCTGCAGCAGAACTCGGTGGGCCACCCGCAGCCACTGCCCAACGCCACCAGCCTGCCGCACGAGCCCTCGCCGCCGGCACAGGAGGTCATCGACACATGA